A stretch of the Clostridium fungisolvens genome encodes the following:
- a CDS encoding pyridoxal phosphate-dependent aminotransferase — protein sequence MTLSKKIEALTPSITLSITAKANEMKKTGVNVISFAAGEPDFNTPKNIIDSAISAMENGHTKYTPASGLLELKKAVCKKFSDDNGLEYSPSQVIISNGAKQCLGNLFLAILNPGDEVIVPTPYWVSYPELIKIADGVPVYVQCEEENDFKYTIENLKQSLTSKTKALLLNSPNNPTGTIYSKEELVVIANFAKENDLYIVSDEIYEKLIYGGEKHFSIAAVSEDAFNRTIVINGLSKTYAMTGWRIGYAAGPENVIKLMSSIQSHMTSNPNTIAQYAAIEALNSPVKLVEDMVCEFEKRRNYMVDRLNEVENVKIINPNGAFYVMVNISYYLKKKFGETIIEDSKMFSELLLETSAVATVPGIAFGLDDYIRLSYATSIDNIEEGVKRLKSFINKLK from the coding sequence ATGACATTATCAAAAAAAATAGAAGCTTTAACGCCTTCTATAACATTATCAATAACAGCAAAAGCAAATGAAATGAAGAAAACTGGGGTTAACGTAATAAGTTTTGCAGCAGGAGAACCAGATTTTAATACTCCTAAGAATATTATTGATTCTGCAATTAGTGCTATGGAAAATGGGCACACTAAATATACACCTGCATCAGGACTTTTAGAATTAAAAAAGGCTGTATGTAAGAAATTTTCAGATGACAATGGATTAGAATATTCGCCTTCACAGGTTATTATTTCTAATGGAGCTAAACAATGCTTAGGAAACTTATTTTTAGCTATATTAAATCCTGGTGATGAGGTAATAGTACCAACACCTTACTGGGTAAGTTATCCTGAACTTATTAAAATAGCAGATGGAGTTCCTGTTTATGTACAGTGTGAAGAGGAAAATGATTTCAAATACACTATAGAAAATTTAAAACAAAGCTTAACATCAAAAACAAAAGCTTTGTTATTAAATTCTCCGAATAATCCTACTGGAACTATATATTCTAAAGAAGAATTAGTTGTAATAGCTAATTTTGCTAAAGAAAATGATCTTTATATAGTGTCCGATGAAATTTATGAGAAACTAATATATGGTGGAGAAAAACATTTTAGTATTGCAGCTGTATCAGAGGATGCTTTTAATAGAACAATAGTAATAAATGGACTTTCGAAAACATATGCTATGACAGGATGGAGAATAGGTTATGCTGCTGGTCCAGAAAACGTGATAAAACTAATGTCTAGCATACAAAGCCATATGACCTCAAATCCAAATACAATAGCTCAGTATGCTGCCATTGAAGCATTAAATTCTCCTGTGAAATTAGTAGAGGATATGGTATGTGAATTTGAAAAAAGAAGAAATTATATGGTAGATAGGCTAAATGAGGTAGAAAACGTAAAAATAATTAATCCTAACGGAGCTTTTTATGTAATGGTAAATATATCATATTATTTAAAAAAGAAATTTGGAGAAACTATAATTGAAGATTCAAAAATGTTTTCTGAACTTCTGCTAGAAACTAGTGCTGTAGCCACTGTTCCTGGTATAGCTTTTGGACTTGATGACTATATTAGATTATCTTATGCCACTTCCATAGACAATATAGAAGAAGGTGTAAAAAGATTAAAATCTTTTATAAATAAACTAAAATAA
- a CDS encoding PHP domain-containing protein, which produces MKYADLHIHSNYSDGVLSPSEIIHIAEQKNINTISITDHDSICSQFALKGCDTSVNIIPGVEISTICNDSELHILGYFIDINNVELNDAMNKLKHIRLDRIRQIILKLNKLSIDISLQDIECCCRDTAGRSHIAKILVEKGYVDNYKAAFTNYLIKGRPAYVERYKFNYTETLSLIRKAGGIPILAHPGKIYRNIDVEKVIKRLKDYGLYGVEVFHPSHSGMQVNKFFNLCKKYKLLVAGGSDCHGVCSNDGSNLIGQYGIDKEYLDKIVRFYNKL; this is translated from the coding sequence ATGAAGTATGCCGATTTGCATATACATTCTAATTACTCTGATGGGGTATTAAGCCCTTCAGAAATAATACATATCGCAGAACAAAAGAACATAAATACTATTTCTATTACGGATCATGACTCAATATGCTCACAATTTGCTTTAAAGGGTTGTGATACTTCAGTTAATATTATACCTGGAGTTGAGATAAGCACTATCTGCAACGATTCGGAGTTACACATACTAGGCTATTTTATAGATATCAATAATGTAGAACTTAACGATGCTATGAATAAGCTTAAGCACATAAGGTTAGACAGGATAAGACAGATTATATTAAAACTAAATAAGCTTTCTATAGATATTAGCTTACAGGACATTGAATGTTGTTGTAGGGATACTGCTGGAAGATCTCATATAGCTAAGATTCTAGTTGAGAAAGGTTATGTAGATAATTATAAGGCAGCTTTTACTAATTATCTTATTAAGGGTCGTCCTGCTTATGTAGAAAGATATAAATTTAATTACACTGAAACCTTAAGCTTGATAAGAAAAGCCGGAGGAATTCCAATTCTAGCTCATCCTGGCAAGATCTATAGAAATATAGATGTGGAGAAGGTAATAAAAAGATTAAAAGATTATGGTCTTTATGGAGTAGAGGTTTTTCACCCAAGTCATTCAGGCATGCAAGTAAATAAATTTTTTAATCTTTGTAAAAAATATAAACTTTTAGTTGCGGGTGGTAGTGATTGTCACGGAGTATGTTCTAATGATGGCAGTAACTTAATTGGACAATATGGAATTGATAAAGAATACTTAGATAAGATTGTTAGATTTTATAATAAATTATAA
- the purB gene encoding adenylosuccinate lyase, whose amino-acid sequence MRNLYSTPLNSRYASKEMSYLFSDDMKFSTWRKLWVVLAESERELGLNITEEQVNELKEHIYDINYDEAIKKEKEVRHDVMSHVYAYGLQCPSAKGIIHLGATSCYVGDNTDIIIMRDALLLVKKKLINVINHLSNFANKYKDLPTLGFTHFQPAQLTTVGKRATLWIQDLLIDLENLDFVIEKLKLRGVKGTTGTQASFMTLFDGDEEKIRTLDKMVAEKMGYTSSYAVTGQTYPRKVDSIVLNTLSEVAQSAYKFSNDLRLLQSMKEVEEPFEKNQIGSSAMAYKRNPMRSERMGALARYIVVDALNPAITASTQWFERTLDDSANKRIAVAEAFLALDGVLNLYINIAENMVVYDKVISAHVFNELPFMATENIMMEAVKRGADRQEMHEKIRVHSMDAARRVKEEGLNNDLIERIVADDSFLLSKEEIYNIIDPIKFVGRAPGQVVEFLRDEVSPVLEANKELLGVEAQINV is encoded by the coding sequence ATGAGAAATTTGTATAGCACACCTTTAAATTCAAGATATGCATCTAAAGAGATGTCGTATTTATTTTCCGACGATATGAAGTTTTCTACTTGGAGAAAGCTTTGGGTAGTACTAGCGGAGAGCGAAAGGGAATTAGGATTAAATATAACTGAAGAGCAAGTTAATGAGCTCAAAGAGCATATATACGATATAAATTATGATGAAGCAATAAAGAAAGAAAAAGAAGTAAGACATGATGTTATGAGTCATGTATATGCGTACGGATTACAATGTCCTAGTGCTAAAGGAATAATTCATCTAGGAGCAACTAGTTGTTATGTAGGGGACAATACTGACATAATAATAATGAGAGATGCTTTATTATTAGTTAAAAAGAAGCTTATAAATGTTATAAATCATTTAAGTAATTTTGCAAATAAATATAAAGATTTACCTACACTTGGATTTACACATTTCCAACCAGCTCAGCTTACCACAGTAGGGAAGAGAGCTACATTATGGATTCAAGATCTACTGATCGATCTTGAAAACTTAGACTTTGTTATCGAAAAGCTAAAGCTAAGAGGAGTTAAAGGAACTACCGGAACTCAAGCAAGTTTTATGACTTTGTTTGATGGCGATGAAGAAAAAATAAGAACCTTAGATAAAATGGTTGCTGAAAAAATGGGGTATACTAGTAGTTATGCTGTAACTGGCCAGACATATCCTAGAAAAGTTGATTCTATAGTACTTAATACATTATCTGAAGTGGCTCAAAGTGCTTACAAGTTCAGTAATGACTTAAGACTTCTTCAAAGTATGAAGGAAGTAGAGGAGCCGTTTGAAAAAAATCAAATAGGATCTTCAGCAATGGCGTATAAGAGAAATCCTATGCGTTCAGAAAGAATGGGCGCTTTAGCTAGATACATAGTTGTAGATGCTTTAAATCCTGCTATAACAGCTTCTACTCAATGGTTTGAAAGAACCCTAGATGATTCTGCAAATAAGAGAATAGCTGTAGCTGAAGCTTTCTTAGCTTTAGATGGAGTTTTAAATCTTTATATAAATATAGCCGAAAACATGGTTGTGTATGATAAAGTAATATCAGCACATGTGTTTAACGAATTACCTTTTATGGCTACAGAAAACATAATGATGGAAGCTGTAAAAAGGGGAGCAGACAGACAAGAAATGCACGAGAAAATAAGAGTACATTCAATGGATGCAGCTAGAAGAGTGAAAGAAGAAGGATTGAACAATGATTTAATAGAAAGAATTGTTGCTGATGATAGTTTCTTATTATCCAAAGAAGAAATATACAACATAATAGATCCGATTAAATTTGTTGGTAGAGCACCAGGTCAAGTGGTTGAATTCTTAAGAGATGAAGTTTCACCAGTGCTTGAAGCTAATAAAGAATTATTAGGTGTAGAAGCTCAAATTAATGTTTAA
- a CDS encoding HPr family phosphocarrier protein — protein MVTKDVLVKNSTGLHARPATLLVKKASSFKSDISIEFNGKKANVKSLIGVLSLGVTKDANIKVIASGDDETLAAEEIVKLIEGLDE, from the coding sequence ATGGTAACTAAAGACGTATTAGTTAAAAATTCAACTGGTTTACATGCTAGACCAGCAACATTATTAGTAAAGAAGGCATCATCATTTAAATCTGATATTAGCATTGAATTCAATGGAAAGAAAGCTAATGTTAAGAGTTTAATAGGAGTTCTTTCTTTAGGCGTTACTAAAGATGCTAACATAAAAGTTATAGCTTCAGGAGATGACGAAACTTTAGCTGCTGAAGAAATCGTTAAATTAATCGAAGGATTAGACGAATAA
- a CDS encoding DUF378 domain-containing protein: MYKLSLIDKLSFLLVLIGAINWGLIGLLNFNLVKLISLGNCYIERIIYILVFAGAVNLIVVLLRSKTVYKKSC; encoded by the coding sequence GTGTACAAGCTAAGTCTTATCGACAAGCTAAGTTTTTTACTAGTACTTATAGGAGCAATTAACTGGGGGTTAATAGGATTGCTTAATTTTAATCTAGTTAAGCTAATCTCTCTAGGCAACTGCTATATCGAAAGAATAATTTACATTTTAGTATTTGCTGGTGCCGTGAACCTAATAGTCGTATTATTAAGAAGTAAAACTGTTTACAAAAAAAGTTGCTGA